A window of the Bacillus sp. SM2101 genome harbors these coding sequences:
- a CDS encoding helix-turn-helix domain-containing protein: protein MEKDRKTYDINFKKKVVEQYQITKNYAAVAREFNIHRKNVQRWVNHYNNEGTRGLRERRGRKKEFGKVTHIRNEHPEQKIKRLEAENEFLKKLLSMKKGE, encoded by the coding sequence ATGGAGAAAGATAGAAAAACTTATGATATTAACTTTAAGAAAAAAGTTGTAGAACAGTACCAAATCACTAAGAACTATGCTGCAGTTGCTAGGGAATTTAACATACATCGTAAAAATGTACAACGCTGGGTCAATCATTACAATAATGAAGGAACAAGAGGACTTCGGGAAAGACGAGGAAGAAAAAAAGAGTTTGGTAAAGTCACTCATATTCGCAACGAACATCCAGAACAGAAAATAAAACGATTAGAAGCAGAGAATGAATTTTTAAAAAAGCTCTTATCGATGAAAAAGGGGGAATGA